A stretch of DNA from Manihot esculenta cultivar AM560-2 chromosome 7, M.esculenta_v8, whole genome shotgun sequence:
AGGGCAACCCATTAAGACTGTTAGATATTAGCCGACGACTGTGGGGTCCATTTCTGAAACTCCAAAAGATAATTTACATTTCATTTGAATTTCATTTGGGTTTCATTTCATTTCAAATTCTTCAACAGGGGAGGGGAGGGAAGAAGTGCTCCTCGCTTTGAAGTTTTGACTTTGACCGAAACAGAAAAGAAAGAGTGAGCAAGAAAGAGAGCAGAAGAAAAGTCTTACTTTCCTCGCTCCTTCCGCTCGAAGGAAactttttctaaatataaatagCCCATAATTGATCCCTTCTTCTACCTTCAGCTCACACCTTCATTTTTGAGCTTTTATATTCCCCTTTACGAAGCTTTATAGCTCACTTCATTAATCTCTCGTCATCTTCTTCTCACAAGAATACTGCTCATAGGTATGTTTCTTCTTcaaagaaattgaaaaacaaaaatttttgCTAATTTTTAggttttgattaattttttttcggtGTTTTCTTTCATGGGTTTGTTCGATTTTGGCTAAAAGTTTGAATATTTTGTTTTCTGGGTTAGCTTGAGTTgactgttttaaatattttggttTCGGGTTTTGTGTTAGAAAGGTTAGTGATCCTAGAACAAAGTCTTATTTTGGCTTGTGTAGCAGGTTGACTATAATGTTTGCTTGCTTCTCTTGTGCTAATTTTTTGAGCCTCTTTCTGTTTCGGAAATCTCTTTCTTTTGTGTTGCTTTACTTCTTTCAATTTGGCCACTGATGTTATCTAAATCTTATAGATTTTTAGGACTTTATATTTTTAGATGCTGCTGTTAAAATTATTATGGTCACTTGTACAGGTAATGAATTGTGTTAACATAATTACAGTTTATACTTTTGGATTCTTCTCATTTTCCAGAAAGAGTTAAGGAATCGCTTGTGTCTATGTTCCAATTGATATTCACTTGTGATCTTAAGTAACTAGATTTCCCACCATTGATAGAGTGGAAGTTGATATCTATTTGTTGTGATTATGCAGAATTAGGGTATGTGCAGTGGTTCCAAGAGTAAaccttttccctcaaatcctacCATGGAAGTCGAATCTGGCAGCCGGAAGGACGGTATCTTCTGCAAATGTTCAGTTTTGCTTGAATTGTCAGCTTCTGATGACCTTGTTGGATTCAAAAATGAGATTGAAGAGAAGGGTTTAGATGTTGATGAGGCAAGCTATTGGTATGGGAGAAGAATCGGGTCGAAAAAGATGGGTTTTGAGGAGAGAACACCAATTATGATTGCAGCCATGTTTGGAAGTACTAATGTTCTGAAGTATATCATTGAAACTGGGAAAGTTGAAGTCAATCGGGCTTGTGGCCGGGATAAGGTTACTGCCCTTCACTGTGCTGTTGCTGGTGGTTCCAATTCTTTGGTTGAAATTGTTAAGCTTTTGCTGGATGCATCTGCTGATGCCAACTGCGTCGACGCCAGCGGAAACAAACCCAGTGATCTCTTTACCTCTTCTTTGAAGTCTCCCTGCAATTCAAGGAGGAAGTTGGTAGAGTTGTTGCTAAAAGGTGAAAGCTTGAGCggagatgaagaagaaaagctaATCTTGATGTCTCTGCCAACAAAAGAAGGAACCGAGAAGAAAGAATACCCAATTGATGTGTCTCTGCCAGATATAAACAATGGAATATATGGTACAGATGAGTTCAGAATGtactgttttaaggttaagccttGCTCGAGGGCGTACTCCCATGATTGGACCGAGTGCCCATTTGTCCATCCCGGAGAGAACGCAAGGAGGAGAGACCCCAAGAAGTACCCTTACAGCTGCGTCCCTTGCCCTGAGTTCCGCAAGGGGGCATGCCAGAAAGGTGATGCCTGTGAATACGCACATGGTGTTTTTGAGTCATGGCTGCATCCTGCTCAATATCGAACCCGGCTTTGCAAGGATGAGACTGGTTGCTCACGGAAAGTTTGTTTCTTTGCTCACAAGCCTGAGGAATTGCGGCCTGTTTATGCTTCCACAGGTTCAGCAATGCCTTCACCCAAGTCTATTTCAGTTAGTTCAATGGACATGGCGACTATGAGTCCTTTGAGTCTCGGATCATCATCATTGACATTGCCTACTGTCTCAACACCACCCATGTCTCCATTGTCGGCAGCTTCTTCAACCCCCAAGAGTGGAGGATTATGGCAGAACAAAGTTAACCTAACCCCACCTGCTTTGCAGCTCCCAGGAAGTAGGCTAAAGACTGCTCTATGTGCTAGAGATTTTGATTTGGAGATGGAATTGCTTGGGTTGGAAAATCACTCCAGCCAACTTCAGCAACAGCAATTGATGGATGAGATATCTGGCCTGTCCTCttcatcttgttggagcaaggACTTCAACAGGATTGGAGATTTGAAGCCTACTAACCTTGATGATGTTTTTGGATTGCTCGATCCTTCTCTGTTATCTCCATTGCAGGGGATGTCATTAAAACCTTCAACACCAACTCAATTACAATCTCCTACTGGAGTTCAGATTTGCCAAAATATGAATCAACTTCGTTCAAGCTACCCAGCTAATCTCTCCTCCACAGTGAGGAAACCTGCTTCATTTGGGTTTGATTCATCTGCTGCAGTGGCTGCAGCTGTGATGAATTCAAGGTCTTCTGCCTTTGCTAAGCGGAGCCATAGTTTCATTGACCGTGGAGCTGCAACGAACCGACTTGGGATCACTGCAGCAGCAAATTCTGTATCCATGATGTCCTCTAATCTTTCAGACTGGAGCTCCCCTGATGGAAAACTTGACTGGGGTGTTCAAGGAGATGAGCTGAACAAGCTCAGGAAGTCTGCTTCATTTGGGTTTCGCAGCAACAACCGCACAACAGCAGCAGACTTGACACTTTCGAACATCAATGAGCCTGACGTGTCGTGGGTAAATTCATTGGTTAAAGATGTTCCTCCTGCTGGGTTTGGTGCAGATAAGCAGTATAATCTCAGTAAAGGAGTCCGTGAACCACTGCAGCCATGGATGGAGCAGTTGTACATAGAACAGGAGCAGATGGTGGCATAAACAACATCTGTGCGCCCCAAGATTATCCTTACATTTGATACTCTTTAATTTCTTATTAGTATCTGATAATTGTATTTATGTTAGAAAAGggaatttaaatagtaaaattgcAGACCAGTCAAAGAAGAAAACTCTGGGCAGGAAGTGTCTGCTCAAATCATTGACAGGAAGTGAAGAATTAGGATGAAAATTAGCAGGAAGTCAGGAACAAGAAAGgggataattttttaattatttatattcttatttctttttctccccAACTGAGGAGATTGCGCTTTGTAATTCtaagtaaattaaagagattatAATTTCTCTTCTCTGATCAAAGTTCTCTAATCTCAACAGGAAAAAAATTTGTGCTTCTTCGCAGGATTAGCTTTCATGTTGCCTCATGTGAACAGCTATTTGCAGCATTTATGATAAATTGCAGATGGCCCTTGATCATctagaattaaaattaatttatgggTTAGCATTATGCTTATGCTGAAGAACTCTCAGTTTGTCAATGTTTACTATGTTTTTCTCatatattgaatcaatcaaattaaGTTGCAGGCTTCATTCCCGGTGGTGTTTTTCTGTCAATTCGTTAGTTTTTTCAAAGTTCTAGCCTTGTAACCATATTTGTTCGTAATTCaaagattttgattttttataaggTGTTGGAAGGTCCTAAAAACAACACCAACTTCGATTAGAGATTGTTCGGATGTCAAACTTATCCTCTTATGCAACAACTTGAATATTTGCAATGGAAGATTGAAAGAGTCAACCAGaggattatgttttttttaatatgaaactTCCAAGTTCTTGAtagtttattataatatttcataTTCATTCAATAATTTTCAATCCCATGAATGAATTCATTGACAAATAAACATTAGAAAAAATTCGAATGGATATGAAGGTCTTATCTTCAACCCAAGTAGTACTGGAAAAAATGGAGATTGGGGCCTACGTGTGTCTTGTTTTCTTGGCTTTGTCTCTCGGCAATGGAAAATTCTTAGCAAGAAATGAGTAGTTGTTTAGTGTCAATAGCCGCCCACGAGTTCATTTGTCAaccaattattatttttttatggtcCCATGCTAGAAGTTTCTTTCATGCtgcaaaattaattattgaagCCACAACCTTTAGCCATAGCCAGTTCTGCAAAAATATTTATCGACTTAGACTAATTCTttagataatattttaaaaatattgtttattGAATGGGGTCACCACATTTCTTATGGATTCTTGGTCTGAAGCCATTAACATTTGACGGGCCTATACTacgctttaaaaaaattattaaggatatttctatttttttaaggtGGTCTTTGAAAATTAGTAATCCCATCTAGAAGTGGTTGACTCATTGCATAGAAGTGGTTGACTCATTCAAAAGAAAATgacatttaaatttattgaatataaaaatgataaattaatagTTTTTGGAATTTGATATTTACACTAAAAATTGAAGTCCGAGTTGAAAAAAAAGATTATAAatgctaataattattatataataaaattaatttaattaatcaaatgaAAGTAATTTCTGATTAATCAAAATTAACTATATTTGTGCATCTATACAGAACTCAGCATCCCCTCAGAATGGAATCCAAATTATGCTTTCAGGTCTCTTTTCTTCTCCCTTTTGTACGTTTGGCTATAATGCATATAAACTGTTCGTTGAATTTCCTCTTAGAGAACTTATTGAAGTTAGCATTTGATTTTATTTCCAATTGTTCCATTCATTTTTGTTAGTTTCATAATGAAAAGAGAAGGGAGGAAGTGGGAATCCGTGTCTTTATTAGGTTAAATGATTTTCAAGGGCTAGAGAAACTTGCTCATACATCATTGGTTTTAATTCTTTTGTTATCACCTTGTCTTGGAATCTAAATTTGTGGAACTTTAGCTTCATATTAGCATTGGTTCCTTAAAGGGTTGGCTGCTGGAGGTCACTTGCAACTTACCAATTTGCAAACAATGCATGATTCTGGTATATTTTGCCTCTTATTTCATGTGTGCACCTCAAAATGTGCAATTGTTGACACACTAACATTTATACCCTTCATCAAATTCAATTGCTAGGTTCCCATTCTTGAATGTGTTATCATTATGCTTTTCACGAGAGGATTGTTGAGCGTTTGAAGGTCTATCGGTGgggaaattgaatttttaagatTTCGTCCTCACTTGAATAATAGAATCACTTGTGCATTTTCCCAATTAGAGGAAGTCACCTTTACTCATGAGGAACATGAAAAGATTTGGCCTCTGGTTAAGATGTGTGGCATTACAA
This window harbors:
- the LOC110618858 gene encoding zinc finger CCCH domain-containing protein 29 — encoded protein: MCSGSKSKPFPSNPTMEVESGSRKDGIFCKCSVLLELSASDDLVGFKNEIEEKGLDVDEASYWYGRRIGSKKMGFEERTPIMIAAMFGSTNVLKYIIETGKVEVNRACGRDKVTALHCAVAGGSNSLVEIVKLLLDASADANCVDASGNKPSDLFTSSLKSPCNSRRKLVELLLKGESLSGDEEEKLILMSLPTKEGTEKKEYPIDVSLPDINNGIYGTDEFRMYCFKVKPCSRAYSHDWTECPFVHPGENARRRDPKKYPYSCVPCPEFRKGACQKGDACEYAHGVFESWLHPAQYRTRLCKDETGCSRKVCFFAHKPEELRPVYASTGSAMPSPKSISVSSMDMATMSPLSLGSSSLTLPTVSTPPMSPLSAASSTPKSGGLWQNKVNLTPPALQLPGSRLKTALCARDFDLEMELLGLENHSSQLQQQQLMDEISGLSSSSCWSKDFNRIGDLKPTNLDDVFGLLDPSLLSPLQGMSLKPSTPTQLQSPTGVQICQNMNQLRSSYPANLSSTVRKPASFGFDSSAAVAAAVMNSRSSAFAKRSHSFIDRGAATNRLGITAAANSVSMMSSNLSDWSSPDGKLDWGVQGDELNKLRKSASFGFRSNNRTTAADLTLSNINEPDVSWVNSLVKDVPPAGFGADKQYNLSKGVREPLQPWMEQLYIEQEQMVA